One window of Myxocyprinus asiaticus isolate MX2 ecotype Aquarium Trade chromosome 4, UBuf_Myxa_2, whole genome shotgun sequence genomic DNA carries:
- the LOC127435723 gene encoding E3 ubiquitin-protein ligase TRIM32-like, protein MATPTSLDPDLVREVLECPICLETYNQDQLRPKLLQCGHSVCRQCLEKLLASTINGVRCPFCSKVSRMSSISQLADNLTVLKIIDCASSCGSTMGLMCKSCKNRLPRQYCHDCVIVLCDICKNEDHQRQGHVVQAIRMAAEQQRKDLSGKLSNLREAMGNIQKKKAAIDNVAKSLRLKYKAVQQEYTKAELRLQEELGRSRRAFATSMAEVEKLNGQILEEQTYLLNIAEVQLVSRCDYLTMRIKQTDIALLEEGSNNDEEELDLKMNLPVILKLQEPELVKTEHSKPLDVAQLTTKPCIVNAEEEDGLEFATAATDPLDIYRDIDMVMAVEEAVCASPGSFKSKSVDGGGPSPGATGGQLCQFIKKMGCKGNLPGMFNLPVSICVTPQGEVLVADRGNYRIQIFNRKGFQKEIRRNPSSIDNFVLSFLGADLPNLIPLSIAITAQGLIGVTDNYDNSVKVYTTDGHCIACHKNQLIKPWGIAAMPSGQFVVSDVEGGKLWCLAVDRNVGVVNYNRLCSAVRPKFVTCDSSGTVYFTQGLGLNIENRHNEHHLEGGFSIGSVGMDGQLGKQLSHFFSETEDFRCITGMCVDSNGDLLVTDSGRKEILQFPKEGGYNILIQEGLTCPVGVAVTQKGQLLVLDCWDHCVKVYTYLQRRRSSTC, encoded by the coding sequence ATGGCCACACCAACGTCTCTAGATCCAGATTTGGTTCGGGAGGTGTTGGAATGCCCCATCTGCCTGGAGACCTACAACCAGGACCAGCTTCGACCTAAACTGCTGCAGTGTGGTCATTCTGTGTGTCGTCAGTGCCTTGAGAAACTCCTCGCCAGCACCATAAATGGTGTGCGCTGCCCCTTCTGCAGCAAGGTGTCTCGCATGAGCAGTATTTCCCAGCTGGCAGACAATCTCACCGTGTTAAAGATCATTGACTGTGCAAGTTCATGTGGATCTACTATGGGTCTTATGTGCAAGTCCTGTAAGAACCGCCTGCCCCGTCAGTACTGTCACGACTGCGTCATCGTACTGTGCGACATTTGCAAGAACGAGGATCATCAGCGCCAAGGTCACGTCGTACAGGCCATCCGCATGGCTGCCGAACAGCAGCGGAAAGACCTCAGTGGGAAGCTCAGCAACTTGCGGGAGGCAATGGGTAATATTCAGAAGAAGAAGGCGGCCATTGACAACGTGGCGAAATCGCTCCGACTAAAGTACAAGGCTGTCCAGCAGGAGTATACCAAGGCTGAGTTGCGGCTCCAGGAAGAACTTGGCCGCTCGCGCCGTGCCTTTGCCACATCTATGGCTGAAGTAGAGAAACTCAATGGACAGATTCTGGAGGAGCAGACCTACCTGCTCAACATCGCCGAAGTGCAGTTGGTTTCTCGTTGCGACTACCTCACCATGAGgataaagcagactgatattgCTCTGCTGGAGGAAGGGAGCAATAATGACGAAGAAGAGTTGGACTTAAAAATGAATCTGCCTGTCATTTTGAAACTACAGGAGCCTGAACTGGTTAAAACAGAGCACTCAAAACCCTTAGATGTGGCACAGCTGACTACAAAACCTTGTATTGTCAATGCTGAAGAGGAAGATGGACTTGAGTTTGCCACTGCTGCCACTGACCCATTGGACATTTATCGTGATATCGACATGGTAATGGCAGTTGAAGAGGCGGTTTGTGCTTCTCCCGGTAGTTTCAAGTCCAAGTCTGTAGATGGAGGGGGACCTTCTCCAGGGGCTACTGGCGGGCAGCTCTGTCAGTTCATAAAAAAGATGGGCTGCAAGGGGAATCTCCCTGGTATGTTCAACTTGCCGGTAAGTATTTGCGTCACTCCGCAGGGTGAGGTGCTCGTGGCTGACCGAGGGAACTACCGCATCCAGATCTTTAACCGTAAGGGCTTCCAAAAGGAGATACGTCGCAACCCAAGCAGCATCGACAACTTTGTCTTGAGCTTCCTCGGCGCGGACCTTCCCAACCTTATTCCTCTCTCTATAGCAATCACTGCTCAGGGCCTCATCGGGGTCACCGATAACTATGACAATTCCGTGAAGGTTTATACCACTGACGGCCATTGCATCGCCTGCCATAAGAACCAGCTCATCAAGCCATGGGGGATTGCCGCCATGCCTTCGGGACAGTTCGTTGTGTCGGATGTGGAAGGTGGAAAACTGTGGTGCCTGGCTGTGGATCGTAACGTTGGGGTGGTCAACTACAACCGTCTATGCTCTGCAGTCAGGCCCAAATTTGTGACTTGTGACTCCTCAGGGACAGTTTACTTCACACAGGGCTTAGGCCTAAATATTGAGAATAGACACAATGAACACCACCTCGAGGGGGGGTTCTCCATCGGCTCGGTGGGCATGGACGGGCAGTTGGGAAAACAACTCAGCCACTTCTTCTCAGAAACCGAGGACTTCCGTTGCATCACAGGCATGTGTGTGGACTCTAACGGGGACTTGCTTGTGACAGACAGTGGTCGGAAGGAAATTCTACAGTTCCCGAAAGAAGGTGGCTATAACATTCTCATTCAGGAGGGCCTTACGTGCCCCGTAGGGGTGGCTGTTACTCAAAAGGGACAACTGCTAGTCTTGGATTGCTGGGACCACTGTGTAAAGGTCTACACGTACTTGCAGAGGAGGCGTTCTTCTACTTGTTAA